One window of Cervus elaphus chromosome 6, mCerEla1.1, whole genome shotgun sequence genomic DNA carries:
- the GRSF1 gene encoding G-rich sequence factor 1 isoform X3, which translates to MEALPASMKFLRTQTLAWEITWTEEPGGLQSMESKTTYLEDLPPLPEYELPPSKLGEEVDDVYLIRAQGLPWSCTVEDVLSFFSDCRIRNGENGIHFLLNRDGKRRGDALIEMESEQDVQKALEKHRMYMGQRYVEVYEINNEDVDALMKSLHVKSAPVVNDGVVRLRGLPYSCNEKDIVDFFAGLNIVDITFVMDYRGRRKTGEAYVQFEEPEMASQALLKHREEIGNRYIEIFPSRRNEVRTHVGSHKGKKIASSPTAKYITEPEMVFEEHEVNEDVRPMTAFESEKEIELPKEMSEKLPEAVDFGTTSSLHFVHMRGLPFQANAQDIINFFAPLKPVRITMEYSSSGKATGEADVHFDTHEDAVAAMLKDRSHVHHRYIELFLNSCPKGK; encoded by the exons acgcttgcctgggaaattacatggacagaggagcctggtggtctacagtccatg GAATCCAAAACTACCTACCTGGAGGACCTTCCACCTCTCCCTGAGTATGAATTGCCTCCGTCCAAGTTGGGAGAGGAAGTGGATGATGTTTATCTCATTCGAGCTCAAGGATTACCATGGTCCTGCACTGTAGAAGATGTCCTTAGCTTTTTCTCAG ACTGCAGAATTCGCAACGGTGAGAATGGAATTCACTTCCTCTTAAATAGAGATGGGAAACGAAGGGGTGATGCCTTAATTGAAATGGAGTCAGAGCAGGATGTGCAAAAAGCCTTAGAAAAACACCGCATGTACATGGGGCAGCGGTATGTGGAAG TCTATGAGATAAACAATGAAGATGTGGATGCCTTAATGAAGAGCCTGCATGTCAAGTCTGCACCTGTGGTAAATGATGGCGTGGTTCGCTTGAGAGGACTTCCTTATAGTTGCAATGAGAAAGACATCGTAGATTTCTTTGCAG GACTAAATATAGTAGACATTACTTTTGTCATGGATTATAGAGGGAGAAGAAAAACAGGAGAAGCCTATGTGCAGTTTGAAGAACCAGAAATGGCCAGCCAAGCCCTTTTGAAACACAGGGAAGAAATTGGCAACCG ATATATAGAGATATTTCCAAGCAGAAGGAATGAAGTTCGAACACATGTTGGTTCtcataagggaaagaaaatagcATCTTCTCCCACTGCTAAATATATAACTGAGCCAGAAATGGTCTTTGAAGAGCATGAAGTAAATGAGGATGTCCGACCCATGACAGCTTTTGAAAGTGAGAAGGAAATAG AATTGCCTAAGGAGATGTCAGAAAAGCTTCCAGAGGCTGTTGATTTTGGAACTACGTCTTCACTACATTTTGTCCACATGAGAGGATTGCCTTTCCAAGCCAATGCCCAAGACATTATAAAT ttttttgcTCCATTGAAGCCTGTTAGAATCACCATGGAATACAGTTCCAGTGGGAAGGCCACTGGAGAAGCTGATGTGCACTTCGATACCCATGAGGATGCTGTTGCAGCTATGCTCAAGGATCGGTCCCATGTTC ACCATAGGTATATTGAATTGTTCCTGAATTCATGTCCGAAAGGAAAATAA
- the GRSF1 gene encoding G-rich sequence factor 1 isoform X1, with amino-acid sequence MAGTRWVLGALLRGCGCNCSSCRRTGAACLPFYSTAGSFPSGVSGRRRLLLLLGAAAAAASQTRGFQSGPVTAGRLAGPPTVAASAAASYPALRAPLLPQSLAAAAAGPARGYSQESKTTYLEDLPPLPEYELPPSKLGEEVDDVYLIRAQGLPWSCTVEDVLSFFSDCRIRNGENGIHFLLNRDGKRRGDALIEMESEQDVQKALEKHRMYMGQRYVEVYEINNEDVDALMKSLHVKSAPVVNDGVVRLRGLPYSCNEKDIVDFFAGLNIVDITFVMDYRGRRKTGEAYVQFEEPEMASQALLKHREEIGNRYIEIFPSRRNEVRTHVGSHKGKKIASSPTAKYITEPEMVFEEHEVNEDVRPMTAFESEKEIELPKEMSEKLPEAVDFGTTSSLHFVHMRGLPFQANAQDIINFFAPLKPVRITMEYSSSGKATGEADVHFDTHEDAVAAMLKDRSHVHHRYIELFLNSCPKGK; translated from the exons ATGGCCGGGACGCGCTGGGTGCTCGGGGCGCTGCTCCGCGGTTGCGGCTGCAACTGCAGCAGCTGCCGGCGCACCGGCGCCGCCTGCCTGCCCTTTTACTCGACCGCCGGCTCCTTTCCCTCGGGAGTCTCGGGCCGCCgccgcctgctgctgctgctcggggccgccgcggccgccgcctctCAGACGCGGGGCTTCCAGAGCGGGCCTGTGACTGCCGGGAGGCTGGCGGGCCCTCCCACCGTGGCCGCGTCCGCCGCCGCCTCGTACCCGGCCCTGCGCGCCCCTTTGCTGCCGCAGTCActggcggcggctgcggcgggcCCGGCGCGGGGCTACAGCCAG GAATCCAAAACTACCTACCTGGAGGACCTTCCACCTCTCCCTGAGTATGAATTGCCTCCGTCCAAGTTGGGAGAGGAAGTGGATGATGTTTATCTCATTCGAGCTCAAGGATTACCATGGTCCTGCACTGTAGAAGATGTCCTTAGCTTTTTCTCAG ACTGCAGAATTCGCAACGGTGAGAATGGAATTCACTTCCTCTTAAATAGAGATGGGAAACGAAGGGGTGATGCCTTAATTGAAATGGAGTCAGAGCAGGATGTGCAAAAAGCCTTAGAAAAACACCGCATGTACATGGGGCAGCGGTATGTGGAAG TCTATGAGATAAACAATGAAGATGTGGATGCCTTAATGAAGAGCCTGCATGTCAAGTCTGCACCTGTGGTAAATGATGGCGTGGTTCGCTTGAGAGGACTTCCTTATAGTTGCAATGAGAAAGACATCGTAGATTTCTTTGCAG GACTAAATATAGTAGACATTACTTTTGTCATGGATTATAGAGGGAGAAGAAAAACAGGAGAAGCCTATGTGCAGTTTGAAGAACCAGAAATGGCCAGCCAAGCCCTTTTGAAACACAGGGAAGAAATTGGCAACCG ATATATAGAGATATTTCCAAGCAGAAGGAATGAAGTTCGAACACATGTTGGTTCtcataagggaaagaaaatagcATCTTCTCCCACTGCTAAATATATAACTGAGCCAGAAATGGTCTTTGAAGAGCATGAAGTAAATGAGGATGTCCGACCCATGACAGCTTTTGAAAGTGAGAAGGAAATAG AATTGCCTAAGGAGATGTCAGAAAAGCTTCCAGAGGCTGTTGATTTTGGAACTACGTCTTCACTACATTTTGTCCACATGAGAGGATTGCCTTTCCAAGCCAATGCCCAAGACATTATAAAT ttttttgcTCCATTGAAGCCTGTTAGAATCACCATGGAATACAGTTCCAGTGGGAAGGCCACTGGAGAAGCTGATGTGCACTTCGATACCCATGAGGATGCTGTTGCAGCTATGCTCAAGGATCGGTCCCATGTTC ACCATAGGTATATTGAATTGTTCCTGAATTCATGTCCGAAAGGAAAATAA
- the GRSF1 gene encoding G-rich sequence factor 1 isoform X4: protein MESKTTYLEDLPPLPEYELPPSKLGEEVDDVYLIRAQGLPWSCTVEDVLSFFSDCRIRNGENGIHFLLNRDGKRRGDALIEMESEQDVQKALEKHRMYMGQRYVEVYEINNEDVDALMKSLHVKSAPVVNDGVVRLRGLPYSCNEKDIVDFFAGLNIVDITFVMDYRGRRKTGEAYVQFEEPEMASQALLKHREEIGNRYIEIFPSRRNEVRTHVGSHKGKKIASSPTAKYITEPEMVFEEHEVNEDVRPMTAFESEKEIELPKEMSEKLPEAVDFGTTSSLHFVHMRGLPFQANAQDIINFFAPLKPVRITMEYSSSGKATGEADVHFDTHEDAVAAMLKDRSHVHHRYIELFLNSCPKGK, encoded by the exons ATG GAATCCAAAACTACCTACCTGGAGGACCTTCCACCTCTCCCTGAGTATGAATTGCCTCCGTCCAAGTTGGGAGAGGAAGTGGATGATGTTTATCTCATTCGAGCTCAAGGATTACCATGGTCCTGCACTGTAGAAGATGTCCTTAGCTTTTTCTCAG ACTGCAGAATTCGCAACGGTGAGAATGGAATTCACTTCCTCTTAAATAGAGATGGGAAACGAAGGGGTGATGCCTTAATTGAAATGGAGTCAGAGCAGGATGTGCAAAAAGCCTTAGAAAAACACCGCATGTACATGGGGCAGCGGTATGTGGAAG TCTATGAGATAAACAATGAAGATGTGGATGCCTTAATGAAGAGCCTGCATGTCAAGTCTGCACCTGTGGTAAATGATGGCGTGGTTCGCTTGAGAGGACTTCCTTATAGTTGCAATGAGAAAGACATCGTAGATTTCTTTGCAG GACTAAATATAGTAGACATTACTTTTGTCATGGATTATAGAGGGAGAAGAAAAACAGGAGAAGCCTATGTGCAGTTTGAAGAACCAGAAATGGCCAGCCAAGCCCTTTTGAAACACAGGGAAGAAATTGGCAACCG ATATATAGAGATATTTCCAAGCAGAAGGAATGAAGTTCGAACACATGTTGGTTCtcataagggaaagaaaatagcATCTTCTCCCACTGCTAAATATATAACTGAGCCAGAAATGGTCTTTGAAGAGCATGAAGTAAATGAGGATGTCCGACCCATGACAGCTTTTGAAAGTGAGAAGGAAATAG AATTGCCTAAGGAGATGTCAGAAAAGCTTCCAGAGGCTGTTGATTTTGGAACTACGTCTTCACTACATTTTGTCCACATGAGAGGATTGCCTTTCCAAGCCAATGCCCAAGACATTATAAAT ttttttgcTCCATTGAAGCCTGTTAGAATCACCATGGAATACAGTTCCAGTGGGAAGGCCACTGGAGAAGCTGATGTGCACTTCGATACCCATGAGGATGCTGTTGCAGCTATGCTCAAGGATCGGTCCCATGTTC ACCATAGGTATATTGAATTGTTCCTGAATTCATGTCCGAAAGGAAAATAA